The DNA sequence CCGTCAGGAACCACCGGGGTGTCCTTACCGCCAAAAGCATCTCCGGTGAAGTCACTGCGTCCGGCCACTTCAGCCATGTACGCACCAACACCGTCAGCGGACACCTCAGCTTCGAGCTGCTCGATTTCACGCAGGATTTTGGCTCCAACTCCGTCTCGGGAGACCTCACCATCCGCCTGCCCGCTGACGTGGGCGTCGACATCGTCGCCAAGTCCGCCGGCGGGGCGGTGATCCTGGACGGCCACCAGTGCCTCCTTACGAACGGCAAGGTGGAGACGATTGCCGGGCCCGATGGGCAGCTGATGCTTGTCCGGACCAACTCGGTGTCCGGCAAAACCTCGATCTCGCACGAACCGGCACCGGCGCCCGTCGACTCCCTTGGGGAAGCTGAACGCTGATGCCTCCCGTCTTCGCACACGGTGCGTTGCGCCTCTATCTCCTCTCCCTGCTCGAAAGCGGCCCCAAGCACGGCTACGAGCTCATCAAGGCGCTCAAGGACCGGTTCGGCGGGACTTATTCACCGAGTGCGGGAACCGTCTACCCCAGGCTGGGCAAGCTCGAAGAGGACGGACTGGTGTCCACCGAGCCGGCGGGACGGCGCACCAACTACCGCATCACCGCCGCCGGCCTTGCTGAACTGAACCGGCGCCGCGAGGACCTGGCGGGCGTTGAGAATGACATCGCAGCCTCGGTGCAACGGCTTTCCGGAACCCTCAGGGAGGACATCCGCAGCAGCATGCGGGGGTTCCGGAGCGACCTTGCGGCAGCGGCGGAGGCAGCCCGTGCCGCGGCTGCCTCGGCCACCACTCCGCCGGGAAGCGGCCAGTCGCAGGCGCGCAGGGGGCAGCCGCTCAGGGAGGCAGAACTGCTGCTGCAGGATTTCCGCGACGAGCTCCGCGCGGACCTGCGGCGCCAGGCCATGCACCGGCCCATCAGCCCCATGACGCTGGAGACGGTCAGGACGGCCCTGGACGACGCCCGTGCGGCCATCCGCGGCACCCTCCAGCCCTAGCACCCCGCCACGCAGCCCTGCCGCAGGTCATCCGCCGTTTCCCGGTTCGCGGGGCGCCAGATCATGTGGGAGACTTGAGGGCAGCTCTTTTGAGTACCAACAGTAAGGAGGCCAGCTATGAGCAAGCGTGCACGCAAGCGTCGTGACCGTAAGCGTGGCGGCGCGAACCACGGGAAGCGCCCCAACACCTAGGCAAATGCCAGGGACTACGGTTCAAGTGAAGGACCCCGCAAGCCACTCGGCTTACGGGGTCCTTTGCTGTCTTCGGCCCTGATGGGCGTTACCGCGTCCGGTACCTACGCCTCCACGGGACGGATCGCGTGGATCCGGTCCAGGATGGCGTTCTTGAGGTTGTCCGGTGCGGATTCGGTGCAGGACCGCTTGACCATGTTGCGGATGACGCATTCGAGGTCATACTGCTCCGTGCATTCGGGGCAGTCATCAAGGTGGTTCTTGATTTCCGTAATATCCTCGCGGGTCAGTGCCCCGTCAAGGTACTCGTAGATGCGTTGCATCCGGGTATCGTCGCAGTCGCCCAATCCCTGGCAGTCGCTCATTTCCTGTTCTCCTGTGCTTTGCTTCCTGCCGCATCCGACGCATCCGCGGCCGTTTTGAATCCCCGCTCGGCGGCGTATTCCGCGAGCATGTCCCGCAACATTCGCCGGCCGCGGTGGAGCCGGGACATCACGGTGCCGATGGGCGTGTTCATGATGTCTGAAATTTCCTTGTAGGCGAAGCCCTCCACGTCCGCGAAGTAGACCGCCAGGCGGAACTCTTCCGGAATGTCCTGCAGCGCCCTCTTGACGTCGGAATCCGGAAGGTGGTCCAGGGCTTCAGCCTCGGCCGAACGCAGTCCGCTTGACGTGTGCGATTCCGCCCGGGCCAGCTGCCAGTCCTCGATGCTGTCCGAGTTGGACTGCAGGGGCTCACGCTGCCGTTTGCGGTACAGGTTGATGTACGTGTTGGTCAGGATCCGGTAGAGCCACGCCTTGAGGTTGGTGCCGGGCTTGTACTGGTGGAATGCCGAGAAAGCCTTGGTGTAGGCCTCCTGGACCAGGTCCTCCGCGTCCGACGGGTTCCGGGCCATACGCATCGCCGCGGAGTACAGCTGGTCGACATACTGCATGGCGTCCCGCTCAAAGCGAAGGCGGCGTTGTTCCACGCTTTCCGTGGCAACGTCCACGGTGCTGTCTTCGGCGTCCGCGTCAACGGCCGGCGGACCGGCATCCGCCGGCCCTGCGGCCAGGGGTGACGTTCCTTCCCTGCCGTTCGCTTCGCCGGGAGAAGCCTCATACATGGCCGCGACGGCCGGATCCAGGGTGCTCATCGCCTTCAAGTCTACTGTCAGCCGCCCTGCCTGGGGCATGCCGTACCCGGGCGGCTCGGTGGCCAGCTTGTCCACTGCCACCGGTCCCGCCTGTCTGGTCCCGTCCAACACCTTCCGCAAGGCCCAACTCCGCTCTGTATCGGGTGATTGATCGCCGGGCCCATCCTGCAGACCCGAAAGCCATAACCGTCTCCCGCGGGCAAATATTCCCCAAAAGTGCAAGACTAGAACCGACTCCGCCGCTCGCCGCGGCTCGTCCATCCAGGAGGAAATCCATGTCCTTTGTCCGCACGCTCGCCAGGCCCATGCTCGCCTCCAGTTTCGTTCTTGCCGGACTGGACAAGCTCAAGAACTCCGACGACACTGCACAGCAGCTCTCACCCCTGCTGCGCAAGGCTGCGGCCTCGCTTCCCTTCCAGACGAACGAGAAGACCCTGGCCCGCGTCATCGGCGGAACCCAGGTGGGAGCCGGCGTCCTGTTCGGCCTTGGCAAGTTCTCCCGGCTCTCGGCCGGCCTGCTCACCGTGGTTTCCCTCCTGAACACCTTCGTTGAGTGGCGCAGCGCGGACATCAGCAGCAAGGAAGGGCGCGAAGGCCGCAGGAACCAACTGCTCAAGAACCTCTCCCTCAGTGGCGGCGCCCTGCTCGCCTCCGTGGACACTGCAGGCAAGCCCGGCCTCGCCTGGCGCGCCGAACACCTGGCCGCCGACGCCCGCCGGAACGCTTCGCACCTGGCCGCCGACGCCCGCCGGACCACCACCAAGAAGCTGAACAAGGCGGACAAGGCCGTACGCCGCGCCGTCGAGCACGCCGCGGGAGCCTAAGCACGAATGACCGCAGCAGCTGCCACCCGGGACACCTCCGGAACACCCGTCCAGCACTGGGACGCACCTTTCGCATCCCGGCCCGTCAACGCCACCGTGACCGTCCCCGGATCGAAGTCCCTGACCAACAGGTACCTGGTCCTCGCGGCCCTCGCGGACAGCCCGTCCCGGCTCCGGGCACCCCTGCACTCCAGGGACTCCGCACTCATGATCGAAGCGCTCAGGCAACTCGGCGCCACCATCACCGAAGTGCCGGGGGACGGATCCTTTGGGCCTGACCTGGAGGTTGTTCCGCTCCCGGCGGCAGCCGCGCCGTCCGCCGCCAGGATCGACTGCGGCCTTGCCGGCACCGTCATGCGGTTCGTCCCGCCGCTCGCAGCGCTCCGCAACGGCGCCAGTGTTTTCGACGGCGACCCCCATGCCCGGAAGCGTCCCATGGGGACCATCATCGAAGCCCTCAAAGCCCTGGGCGTGGCCGTTTCCGCCGAAGACGGCACCGCGCCGTCGTCGCTCCCGTTCGTGGTGGAAGGCACCGGCGCCGTCCGGGGCGGCCACCTGGTTATCGATGCCAGCGCCTCCTCGCAGTTCGTCTCCGCCCTCCTGCTGGTGGGAGCAAGGTTCGACGAGGGCCTGCACCTTGAGCACGTGGGGAAGCCGGTGCCGAGCCTGGACCACATCAACATGACGGTGGCCGTCCTGCGCGGCGCCGGCGTGTCAGTGGACGATTCCGTCCCCAACCACTGGGTGGTGGCACCGGGACCCATCCGCGCCTTCGACCAAAGGATTGAACAGGACCTCTCCAACGCCGGGCCCTTCCTGGCGGCGGCCCTGGCCTCACGGGGTACGGTCCGCATCCCCAACTGGCCCTTGGAAACGCAGCAGGTGGGCGACCTCTGGCGCGGCATCCTGGCCCGGATGGGAGCCACCGTCACCCTGGCTGACGGCGTCCTGACCGTCACCGGCGGCCCGGAGATCAAGGGCGGTGAGTTCGCTGACACCAGTGAGCTGGCTCCTACGGTCGCGGCCCTGTGCGCCCTTGCCACGGGGCCTTCCCGGCTCAGCGGGATCGCACACCTCAGGGGACATGAGACCGACCGGCTGGCGGCCCTGGTCGCGGAAATCAACCGGCTCGGCGGCGACGCCGAGGAAACCAGCGACGGCCTGGTCATCCGGCCCGCCCGGCTGCACGCCGGCGTCGTCCACAGCTACGCCGACCACCGCATGGCCACTGCCGGGGCAATCCTGGGCCTCGCGGTGGACGGCGTCCAGGTGGAGGACATCGCCACCACAGCCAAGACCATGCCCGACTTTCCGCAACTGTGGGGGAACATGCTGGCCCAGGATGCCGCCGGGACCCCGGGGCCGGAAGGGCGCGGCAGTGGCGCGGAGCACTGACTCCTGGGACGAATCGGACGTCCGGATCCGCCCCAGCAAGAAAGGCTCCCGGCCCCGCACCAAGGACCGGCCCAGCCATGACGATGCCGTCACCGGACGGATCATCACGGTGGACCGCGGCCGATACACGGCAGTAGTAAGCGAAGACTCGGACAACGAGCGCGTTGTCATCGCGGCGCGGGCCCGCGAACTGCGCCGCTCGCCCGTGGTTGCCGGCGACTTCGTCTCGCTCGTGGGGGACGTGTCCGGGGCACCGGACACACTTGCCCGCCTGGTGAAAATCCAGGACCGCCACACCCTCCTGCGCCGCAGCGCCGACGACACCGACCCCGTCGAGCGGGCCGTGGTGGCCAACGCCGACCAACTGGTGATTGTGGTGGCGGCCGCCAAGCCGGAACCACGCACCGGGTTCATCGACCGCGCCCTGGTGGCTGCCTATGACGCCGGGATCGAGCCGATCCTGCTGGTCACCAAGGCCGACGTGAAAGACCCCGCGGAGCTGCTGTCCAACTACACCCACCTGGACTTCCCTGTGATCATCAGCCGGACCGCCGATGCACAGGCCTCCGGGATCGATGCACGGTCGGACGACGGCCTCTCCGCCCGGCTGGACAGCGCGGCGGTGGCCGACCTCCGCGCCCATCTCGACGGCAAGGTCACCGTGATGCTGGGGCACTCCGGCGTGGGCAAGTCCACCATGGTGAATGCGCTGACCGGCGCCGAGCGGGCCACGGGCGGAGTGAACGCGGTCACGGGGCGCGGCCGCCACACGTCGTCGTCGGCCCTGGCCCTGCGCCTGGCGGACGCGCCGGCCGGCAGCTGGATCATTGACACCCCCGGTATCCGTTCCTTCGGGCTGGCACACGTGGACCCGGACCGGATCCTGCGCTCCTTCCCCGACCTGTCCCCCGGCATCGAAAACTGTGAACGCGGGTGCAAGCACACTGCAAACGCGGTGAACTGCGGCCTCGACGACTGGGTGGCAGGCGGACACGCAGGTCCCACCGGCCCGGCACGCCTGGCATCGCTCCGGCGGCTGCTCGGCACGGACCCGCGCATGGACGCACAGGAAACCAAAGAGCTCGGCAGCGTCAACTGACGCGTTCTCCCGGCAGAAGCGTCCACAGACGGTAGTTTGTAACCATGATCCAACCCGCTTCGAGCTACAACGATGACCTGCGCCTGGCCCATGTCCTGGCCGACTCCGTGGATGACCAGACCATGAGCCGCTTCAAGGCCCTGGACCTCCACGTTGAGACCAAGCCGGACCTGACGCCCGTCACCGACGCCGACAAGGCAGCGGAGGAAGCCATCCGCGGCCAGCTCTCCCGCTCCCGGCCCCGCGATGCCGTCCTGGGTGAGGAGTTCGGCAGCACCGGGCACGGTTCACGGCGCTGGATCATCGATCCCATTGACGGGACCAAGAACTTTGTCCGGGGCGTCCCGGTCTGGGCCACGCTGATCGCCCTGGTGGATGAAGGCGAGCCCGTGGTGGGCGTGGTCAGCGCCCCGGCCCTCGGCAAGCGCTGGTGGGCGGCAAAGGGCATGGGCGCGTACATGGGCCGGTCCCTGGCAGCTGCCACCCGGCTGCGCGTCTCCGACGTGTCCAGCCTCTCCGACGCCTCCCTCTCCTACTCCAGCCTGAGCGGCTGGAAGGAACGGGGCAACCTCGACGAGTTCCTCGGGCTGACCGAGGACGTCTGGCGGACCCGGGCCTACGGCGATTTCTGGTCGTACTGCATGGTGGCAGAGGGCTCGGTGGACATCGCCTGCGAACCGGAGCTCAACCTCTACGACATGGCTGCGCTGGTGCCGATCGTGGTTGAGGCGGGCGGCCGGTTCACCTCCCTCGAGGGCGAGGACGGACCGTTCGGGGGGAACGCGCTGGCCACCAACTCGATCCTGCACTCAGAGGTGCTGCACCGCCTCAACCCGTACCTGGATGACCTGTTGTAACTGCCACGGTTTGGCCCCCTCAAACGAATATTGCGACGCCGGACACCTCCAGACGGGGGTGTCCGGCGTCGTTTATTCGATATTGCGTAACAAAGCCCTTAACAATTGCCGCGGCTTCAATCCTGGCCGCCCCATGTCCTACGCTTTTATGCAGGTCACGAGTGCCAGCGCAAAACCCCGGTTTGCTGGCCGGCAACCCTCCATTCGCGGCGGGGTGCCCCGGGTGACGACCAGGCCGGTCCGGAGTGGATGCGGCAAGCGCGGATTCCCTATGCCGGAGTCCTGTATTCAAGTGAGGTCTCTGTGACAACTGCCACCGTCTCCCCCCAGCCCGCCATTGCCGAATCCGGCGCTCCCGGAGATCGCCACGCCGTTGCCGGCCGTCCCCTTGCTGCCGTCACCGGCGCGGAAATCCAGGCACCACTGATTTCCGGCGGCCACATCCGGTACGCGAACCTTGACTACGGCGCATCCGCTCCGGCGCTCTCCGTGGTCTCCGCCTACCTGAACGAGATCCTGCCGTACTACGCGAGCGTCCACCGCGGGGCCGGCTACGCGTCCCAGATCAGCACGTCCGTTTACGAGAACGCCCGCAGCATCGTCCGGGACTTCGTGGGCGGTCGGCCGGATGATTCGGTCATCTTCACCCGCAACACCACCGATTCGCTGAACCTCCTGGCCGGCTGCCTGCCTGCTACCGACGGCCGGCATGACGGCGAGGTCCTCTACCTGGACATCGAACACCATGCCAACCTCCTGCCGTGGCAGGGCGTTCCGCACCGCAGCATCGTTGCCGCCGACACCATCACCGGCACCCTGGACGCCGTCCGGACCGAGCTGGAGCAGGGCGGCGTCAGCCTGCTGGCCGTCACCGGCGCCTCCAACGTCACCGGCGAGATTCTTCCCATCCGGGCCCTGGCCGCGCTGGCCCACCAGCACGGCGCCCGGATCGTGGTGGACGCGGCCCAGCTCGCGCCGCACCGCAGGGTGGACATCAGCGCGGACGACGTCGACTACCTCGCCTTTTCCGGCCATAAGCTGTACGCGCCGTTCGGCGCGGGTGTCCTGGTGGGACGTCCCGACTGGCTGGACACCGGTGTCCCGCACCTCGCCGGCGGCGGGGCGGTCAAGGAAGCACGGCTCGACGGCGTCAGCTGGGCCACGGGCCCGGCCCGCCACGAGGGGGGCTCGCCGAACGTCCTCGGCGCCGCCACCCTGGCCCGCGCCACCCAGGTCATCGCCGAACTCGACCAGGACCGGTGGCACGCCCACGAATCCGCCATCCGTTCCTTCCTGGTGGAGGGCCTGCAGGACATCGACGGCGTCACCGTCCACCAGATCTTCAAGGACACCAACCCGGAAACGGACACCATCGGCGTGGTCAACTTCTCGGTCGAGGGCTACGACGCAGGGCTGGTGGCCGCCTACCTTTCCGCAGAGCACGGGGTGGGCCTGCGCGACGGCCGCTTCTGCGCCCATCCCCTGCTGAAGCGCCTGGGCCTGCCGTCCGGCTCCCTCCGGGCAAGTTTCGGCGTGGGTTCGCGGCTGGAAGACGCCGAACGCCTCCTCACCGGCATCCGGACGCTGCGCAGCAACGGACTGGGATGGGATTACGTGGTGGATGCGGGCCGCTGGGTGCCCGCCAATGATTTCCGCACCTACCCGCACTGGGCGCCCAATACCCCCGGGACGGCCGGAGCAGCCCCCTGCCTGGACGACTAGGCGGCGGGGCGGCGGCCGCCTGCTGATGCCGGGCATGCGGTAAATTCGAAGGACATCCGCAGGCAGCACCAGAAGGAGGCCACGCGTGGTTCGGGGTGGCCCCAGGCTTGATCACGGCCGGCGCACGGAGCTCGGGCAGAGCTTCCAGGACGGCGGCCGCCACTACCAGCGGGTCCGTCCCGGCTATCCTGCGGAATCTGCACGGTGGCTGGTACCGGCCGGAGCCCATGACGCCCTGGACGTCGGCGCGGGTACGGGAAAGTTCACCGCGTTGCTGCTGGCCATGGGACTGGACGTCACCGCCGTCGACCCCTCTGCGGACATGCTCGCCCAGCTGAAGGCCCACTGCCCCGCCGCCACGGCTGCGCCGGGGACTGCCGAGGCGACAGGCCTTCCCGACGCTGCCTTCGACGTCGTGACCGTTGCCCAGGCGTGGCACTGGTGCGACCCCCTGCTGGCAAGCACCGAGCTGGCGCGCGTCCTGCGCCCGCACGGAACACTTGGCCTGGTCTGGAACCAGCTGGACACCTCCGTCCCCTGGGTGCACCGGCTCTCCCGGATCATGCACGCCGGCGATGTATACCGGCCCGGCCACAAGCCCGTCGTCGGGCCAGAATTCCACGGGCTCGAAGGTCACGTCACCCACTGGCAGGACAGGGTGACCACCGGGGACTTGATGGAGCTCACCAAGTCGCGCAGCTACTACCTGCGGGCCGGTGAGGCGACGCGGGCAAAAGTTTTGGCCAACCTGGACTGGTACCTGCACGAGCACCTGGCCCATGCCCCCGGCCAGGAACTTGACCTTCCCTACCTCACCCTGGTCTGGCGCGCCACCAAGGCATGACGCACCCGGTCCGCGGCGGGGTGGCCGAAGCAGCGCACGCTGCCGCACCGGCCAAACCGGTAGGCTTGGGCACGTGAAGACCAGCGCGCCCTCCTCCTCGATCGAGGACTACGTCAAGGTCATCTACTCATTCACCGAATGGCAGGACAAGCCCATCACGTCCTCCCAGCTGGCACAGCGGCTGGGAGTGGCAAATTCCTCGGTATCGGAAATGGTCCGGAAGCTGAAGGACCAGGGCCTGGTGGACCACAAGCCCTACAGCGCCGTCACGCTGACCGAGGCCGGCCTGCGCCTGGCCCTGTCCATGGTCCGGCGCCACCGGCTCATCGAGACCTACCTCGTCCAGCGGCTCGGCTACAGCTGGGACGAGGTCCACGATGAAGCTGAACAGCTGGAGCACGCGGTGTCGGATACGTTCATCGAACGCGTTGCCGCCAAGCTCGGGGACCCTAAGCGGGACCCGCACGGCGACCCCATCCCCACCGCGGACGGCCAGGTCCTGATGCCGCGCGCCCACCTGCTCGCCGCGCTGGACCAGGGACACAGCGGCAAGATCACCAGGATCAGCGATGACAACCCCGAGCTCCTGCGGTACCTCGCCGCCCAGGACATCGACCTCGACGCCGAAGTCGAGGTGATGGGACGGCGGCCGTTTGGCGGCGCGCTGATGGTCCGGATCGCCGGTTCGGGCGGCACCCGCGACTACGACCTTGCTGATGAAATCGCCTCAGCGTTGTGGGTCTCCAGCGACACCCCGCACCCGGGCTGCGTCCTCGGCGGTTAAGCGGGCTGTCCTCTGCCGATTTGGCCGGCTCCCGTATGGTGGAAGGTGATGATCAGCAGACGCGACGCAGCAATAACCCTTGATGTTCCCCTTGAGATGGCACAGCGCCACGGCCTGCCGAAATGGATGTCGGAGGACGAGCTCCGCGGCATCATGGACAATCCCCCGCCCTGGCTGGTGCAGTCACGGGCCAACCGCACCGGCAAACGGCCCGTCTGGGTACACCTGGAATGCGCCGTCTGCGGGTACGAGGAAGCCGCCCGGCCCAAGAAGTGGTGGCCGGACTTCACTTACGTGGTGTGCGGGCACCACGCCCCTTCGGACGTTCCCGCCGTGCGCCCCGGCTGCGTCCGCAGCGAGTACGACGGCGTGGGGACGCGTTTCGTGGGCATCGCTGACGTGGAAGCGCCTCCGGTCAGCCAGTAGCCTTTCATACTTCGCCTGCCGAACTTCGCCTTCCGGACGTGCCCGCCCGCGGTGCCGGGCCGCCGTCGACCCTTATCCAGCGCCGTTGGCCGTCATTTCCTCCGGAACAGCCGTCAGGTGAAGCTCGGCGCCGTCCCGCAGCACGGCCAGGTCGAGGGGGCGGCCGATGGCATCGGCGAACAGCAGGCGCTGCAGGCTCTCGGCGTTGCTGACGGGACGGCCGCCGGCTGTGACGATGACGTCCCCTGCCGACAGGCCTGCCTTGCCTGCGGGCGAACCGGGCAGCACCTCAACCACCCGGAGCCCCTGCCGCCGCCCGGTGCGGATCACGGCGCTCGAGCCGAGCTGCATGGGGGTGCTTACCAGGCCCAGGTACGCGCGGCGCACCCTCCCGTCTGACAGGAGAGCGGAGATGATCCTGCGTGTGGTGGCGTTGATCGGGATCGCCAGCCCCAGGCCGGCTCCGGCCACGGCAGTGTTGATGCCCACGATCCTGGCGTGGGTGTCCGCCAGCGCACCGCCGGAGTTTCCGGGGTTCAGGGCCGCGTCCGTCTGGATGACGTCCTCGATGACCCGCCGGTTACCGCCCGACCAAACCGGAATGGCCCTGCCCAGGCCGCTGACCACCCCCGCGGTCACCGAACCGGCCAGTCCCAGCGGGTTTCCCACTGCGACCACCAGTTGGCCCACCCGGAGCGATTCCGCCGCGCCGAACTCTGCAGGCCGGATTCCGGGCCGCGAACCTTTCACCACGGCAAGGTCTGACAACGGGTCCGCGCCCACCAGTTCCAGCTCCATCCTGCTGCCGTCGCCAAAGACCGCGAAGCCTTGCCGGGTGCCGGCCACCACGTGGGAGTTTGTGAGCAGGTAGCCGTCCTCGGTGAAGAGGACCGCGGAGCCTGCGCCCACCCTGACCCGTCCGTTGCGGCGCTGCGCCGTCATTTCAATGGCTGCGACGTGGGGCGTGACTGCTGCCGCGACGCGCATCACCGTCTGCGAGTAGGAGTCCAGGACGTCGCCTGTGTCCGCTGGCATGGGTTCCTGCGCCTGTTCCATGGCGCACCTCCGGATTCAGTTCCGCTCTCGGCGGTCGGGTGCCCTCACGGGCCTTACGGAAGTCAACGATGCAGGGCCCGAATCCAGTCCCGCGCCGGCTACGCCTTCGGTGAACGGTGCCGGGGCAGCGCTGCACTTTGTGAGGGTACCCTCAACGCCCTCAATATTCCATCAAGTAGAGAAATACCTGCTGCCGCGCTGTTAGCTTGGGGCAATGTCACGGGGGAATCACGGACCAGCCGTTGCGGAGCAGCCGGCAAAGGTCCGCGTCGAATGGATTGATGCGGCACGGGGCCTGTGCGTCGTCGCGGTGGTGCTCTTCCACGTTGGGTTGTGGCACTTCCTCCGCTTCGAGCACGAGGCCAGCGTAGCGTTCACCTTCTGGGACATGGTGGCCACCGGACTTGGCTCGGTCCGCATGCCGCTGCTCCTTGCCGTCTCCGGAATCCTTGCCGCCTCCAAGGTCCGCAACGGGTTCGGGAACGGCAGGGCGTGGAAGTACAGCCTGAACAACTACTACCTGTACGCCGTATGGCTGCTTCTCTATGCACTGCTCAGCGTCGTCCTGGCGGGTTCGCCGCGGCCGCAGCGGGTTGGCTCTGCCGGCGATTTCTTCCTGCAGCTCATCGCCCCGGACACTCCCCTCTGGTTCATTTACGCCCTGGCCGTCTACGTCCCGCTGCTGGCCCTCTGCAGGAAACTCCCGTCGTCGGTGGTCCTGGCCGCTCTTGCAGCCTTGAGCATCATCACCGCCGTGCTGGTAGACAGCACCGCCGGCCAGTGGGGCAAAGTCCCGGAGCTTGCGGTCTTCTTCGCCGCCGGTGTCTACGGAAAGAACATCTTCCTGCACATCGCGGGCGCCCGCAGGCTGCGCTGTCTCGCGGTGTCACTCCCGGCCTTCGTTGCCCTGATGGCGCTGCCGGAGATCCACCCCGGCCTCGATCAGGCCGTCTTCATAGTTCAAGGACTGGCCGCTGTCATTGCACTGGTAGCGATGATCAGTGCGGTCACCAGGTACCGGCCCATTGCGGTGGCAGGGTCGTGGATTGGGCGGCGCACGCTTGGCATCTACCTCCTGCACACGCCCATCATGGATTTCCTTGTGCTGGCTTTCCACGGCCCTTTGTCGCCGGTTGGGCCGGCCATCTCGAAGTCATTGCCCATCGCGCTGGTCTACCCGCTTGCCTTGACCGCGGCCGTCATCGCCGCCTGCGTGGGGGTCGAATCCCTCTTCAGGAGATGCGGGTTGACGTTCCTGTTCCAACGTCCGGGCGCCATGCCGGGTCCTGTGCCCACCCGTGCGCGGCTGCTGTCCAGGCTCTAGGATCGGTAGCATGACTGATTCGCCTGCCGGGTCCCGGACCGAACTGTTGAATCCCGACGAATGCTGGCGGTATCTTCGGTCCTCCTACATCGGCCGGCTGGCAGTCATCAACGGTGACGTGCCCGAGATCTTTCCGGTGAACTTTTCCGTTGCCGGGGAAACGCTGGTGTTCCGCACGGCACCGGGCACCAAGCTGCGAGCCCTGCTCAGTGGCGCAGTTGCAGCCCTGGAAGTGGACGGGCTCAATCCGTACGCCACGGAGGTCTGGAGCGTGGTGGCCAAAGGCAGGCCGGAACCCTTCGATGAGGAACGGATGGCTTTGCCGGACGCCGATGCCGACCGGGAACCGTGGGAGCCGGGTATCAAGGACCATCTGGTGGCCATTACCCCCACGGACATCACCGGGCGGCGTTTTGCCGTGCGGTCGCGCACGCGGTGGTGGCCGCCGGTCGACTTCTCCGCGGACTGGCTCTAGGTCCCGGCAGCCCCTCCGCAGTTCCCGCCAGGCCTGTGCAGTTCCAGCCAGGACGTCACGATGTGAGGATCACCTTGAGCGCCTTGGTCTCGGCAGCCCGGGAGAACGTGTCGTAGGCGTCGAGGAACTGGTCGAAGCCGAAGTGGTGCGTGGCGAATTTCTCCGCCTTGATCTTCCCCTGCGCCACGAGCCTGAGCAGCATGGGCGTGGTGTTGGTATTCACCAAACCCATGCTGATGTTGATGTTCTGGATCCATAGATTCTCCAGATGCAGTTCCACTGGTTTTCCATGCACCCCGACGTTGGCCACAGATCCGCCGGGCCGCACTATCCCGGTGCACATGGAAAAGGTTGCAGGGACGCCCACGGCCTCGATGGCGACGTCGACGCCGCGCCCTCCGGTCAGGGCCATGACCTGGTCCTTCCAGTCAGCTCTGCCCGAGAGAACTGTGTCCGTGG is a window from the Arthrobacter sp. NicSoilC5 genome containing:
- a CDS encoding aminotransferase class V-fold PLP-dependent enzyme, with product MTTATVSPQPAIAESGAPGDRHAVAGRPLAAVTGAEIQAPLISGGHIRYANLDYGASAPALSVVSAYLNEILPYYASVHRGAGYASQISTSVYENARSIVRDFVGGRPDDSVIFTRNTTDSLNLLAGCLPATDGRHDGEVLYLDIEHHANLLPWQGVPHRSIVAADTITGTLDAVRTELEQGGVSLLAVTGASNVTGEILPIRALAALAHQHGARIVVDAAQLAPHRRVDISADDVDYLAFSGHKLYAPFGAGVLVGRPDWLDTGVPHLAGGGAVKEARLDGVSWATGPARHEGGSPNVLGAATLARATQVIAELDQDRWHAHESAIRSFLVEGLQDIDGVTVHQIFKDTNPETDTIGVVNFSVEGYDAGLVAAYLSAEHGVGLRDGRFCAHPLLKRLGLPSGSLRASFGVGSRLEDAERLLTGIRTLRSNGLGWDYVVDAGRWVPANDFRTYPHWAPNTPGTAGAAPCLDD
- a CDS encoding class I SAM-dependent methyltransferase, producing MVRGGPRLDHGRRTELGQSFQDGGRHYQRVRPGYPAESARWLVPAGAHDALDVGAGTGKFTALLLAMGLDVTAVDPSADMLAQLKAHCPAATAAPGTAEATGLPDAAFDVVTVAQAWHWCDPLLASTELARVLRPHGTLGLVWNQLDTSVPWVHRLSRIMHAGDVYRPGHKPVVGPEFHGLEGHVTHWQDRVTTGDLMELTKSRSYYLRAGEATRAKVLANLDWYLHEHLAHAPGQELDLPYLTLVWRATKA
- a CDS encoding metal-dependent transcriptional regulator, encoding MKTSAPSSSIEDYVKVIYSFTEWQDKPITSSQLAQRLGVANSSVSEMVRKLKDQGLVDHKPYSAVTLTEAGLRLALSMVRRHRLIETYLVQRLGYSWDEVHDEAEQLEHAVSDTFIERVAAKLGDPKRDPHGDPIPTADGQVLMPRAHLLAALDQGHSGKITRISDDNPELLRYLAAQDIDLDAEVEVMGRRPFGGALMVRIAGSGGTRDYDLADEIASALWVSSDTPHPGCVLGG
- a CDS encoding trypsin-like peptidase domain-containing protein; this encodes MEQAQEPMPADTGDVLDSYSQTVMRVAAAVTPHVAAIEMTAQRRNGRVRVGAGSAVLFTEDGYLLTNSHVVAGTRQGFAVFGDGSRMELELVGADPLSDLAVVKGSRPGIRPAEFGAAESLRVGQLVVAVGNPLGLAGSVTAGVVSGLGRAIPVWSGGNRRVIEDVIQTDAALNPGNSGGALADTHARIVGINTAVAGAGLGLAIPINATTRRIISALLSDGRVRRAYLGLVSTPMQLGSSAVIRTGRRQGLRVVEVLPGSPAGKAGLSAGDVIVTAGGRPVSNAESLQRLLFADAIGRPLDLAVLRDGAELHLTAVPEEMTANGAG
- a CDS encoding acyltransferase, yielding MSRGNHGPAVAEQPAKVRVEWIDAARGLCVVAVVLFHVGLWHFLRFEHEASVAFTFWDMVATGLGSVRMPLLLAVSGILAASKVRNGFGNGRAWKYSLNNYYLYAVWLLLYALLSVVLAGSPRPQRVGSAGDFFLQLIAPDTPLWFIYALAVYVPLLALCRKLPSSVVLAALAALSIITAVLVDSTAGQWGKVPELAVFFAAGVYGKNIFLHIAGARRLRCLAVSLPAFVALMALPEIHPGLDQAVFIVQGLAAVIALVAMISAVTRYRPIAVAGSWIGRRTLGIYLLHTPIMDFLVLAFHGPLSPVGPAISKSLPIALVYPLALTAAVIAACVGVESLFRRCGLTFLFQRPGAMPGPVPTRARLLSRL
- a CDS encoding pyridoxamine 5'-phosphate oxidase family protein: MTDSPAGSRTELLNPDECWRYLRSSYIGRLAVINGDVPEIFPVNFSVAGETLVFRTAPGTKLRALLSGAVAALEVDGLNPYATEVWSVVAKGRPEPFDEERMALPDADADREPWEPGIKDHLVAITPTDITGRRFAVRSRTRWWPPVDFSADWL